From one Lolium rigidum isolate FL_2022 chromosome 4, APGP_CSIRO_Lrig_0.1, whole genome shotgun sequence genomic stretch:
- the LOC124705778 gene encoding cysteine-rich repeat secretory protein 55-like, with protein MAFSSSPTLLLMLLAPLLLAMARPCTGADPISTVCAKNGTSAQTQASIDQVLSSLVPRASAAYYATATAGHSPSTIYGLAQCRGDVTRQDCALCIAAAAREVASSCRGSADGRVFYDYCLLRYSDANFVGLPDTGYTLILLNTQNATGVDLAAFDRAQAKLMSRVAADARQAASKGLARDTARLGGGGGAAKTTIYGLGWCTLDITAADCGLCVAQAVAELPNYCRYRRGCRVMYSSCMARYETYPFFFPLDGAREPANLAGHLEKIVLNQ; from the coding sequence ATGGCGTTCTCCTCGTCTCCGACGCTGCTCCTAATGCTGCTGGCACCGCTCCTGCTGGCCATGGCGCGGCCCTGCACCGGCGCCGACCCGATCTCCACTGTCTGCGCCAAGAACGGCACCAGCGCGCAGACGCAGGCCAGCATCGACCAGGTCCTCTCGTCGCTCGTCCCGCGCGCGTCCGCCGCCTACTACGCCACGGCCACCGCCGGCCACTCACCCTCCACCATCTACGGCCTCGCGCAGTGCCGGGGCGACGTCACGCGGCAGGACTGCGCGCTCTGCATCGCCGCCGCGGCGCGGGAGGTCGCGTCCTCCTGCCGCGGCAGCGCCGACGGGCGCGTCTTCTACGACTACTGCCTGCTCCGCTACTCGGACGCCAACTTCGTCGGCCTCCCGGACACCGGGTACACGCTCATCCTCCTCAACACCCAGAACGCCACCGGCGTCGACCTGGCCGCGTTCGACCGCGCGCAGGCTAAGCTCAtgtcccgcgtcgccgccgacgcccgcCAGGCCGCCAGCAAGGGGCTGGCAAGGGATACCGCACGGCTCGGCGGCGGAGGGGGCGCCGCCAAGACGACCATCTACGGGCTTGGGTGGTGCACTTTGGACATCACGGCGGCGGACTGCGGGCTGTGCGTGGCGCAGGCGGTGGCGGAGCTCCCCAACTACTGCAGGTACCGGCGCGGGTGCCGCGTCATGTACAGCAGCTGCATGGCGCGCTACGAGACCTACCCGTTCTTCTTCCCGCTCGACGGCGCCCGCGAGCCAGCCAACCTGGCCGGGCATCTCGAGAAGATCGTCCTCAATCAGTGA